A segment of the Halogeometricum sp. S3BR5-2 genome:
TCGCTGTGTTCGTCGGGACCGTCGTCTGGCGCGTGCTGATGCCGGACGAGCCGAACCCACTCTACGGCGCCATCGCAGGCGTCGTTTCAGCGTTCGGTACGCTGTTCGTATTTGCGGCTTCGATAGGTTTCGTGTTCTCTCTGAGTGAATTTTCCGCTGGCCCATTCATTGGGGCGATTTTTGAGTTCCTGTTCTTGACTGTTCTAATCGCTGTATTCGGCGGCCTCATTACCGCCCCCGTCGTCACCCCACTCGGTGCGTTTGTGGGATACGGCTACGAGCGGTATATCGTAGAAAGCCAGGGGTAATTACTGGATTGCGGCCTCTCGGTTGTTCCGACACTCGTTGAGTACGTATCCAAACGACCCGACTAATACATATTCAGTCACTGAATACGGCTTTGTCAAAACCCTCAGCAGTTGATAGAGCCGGCGTGCTGAATAGAGAGGATGAGCCTTGTTTAGGCACCCCAGATAGCCTCGGTTGATGACGCTGTTAGGTGATCAGAATTCATTCCTAAGAGTTGCTCTCCCCGATTTCATTGGTGAGCAAACAGCCGTAGCGGACGAACTGGACCGCGTCTAAACAAGGCCGAGAGGATGTATTCAGCACGGAGGGTTCGTTTGTTCCATCTCACCGACGCTGAACTAACTGCTGAGTAGCGCCTGCTTATCTATCGTTTCGTTCCGAACTGAATTCGTTTGGTATCGGTCTACCAATCCCAAATTATACTCTCAGACTCTTCCTCTGTCGTGAGTTACCATGTGATTTATGCTCATTACCCGGCACCAACGAGATATGACTGAGCGGGTCCGTCGGAGTTCTGAGAATCCGTGGTACTGGTTGTACGATGATACACCGACTCTTCTCCTGGGAGGAACGGACAAAGACAACCTCTTTCAGTGGACCGGCGACCGACTACACGACCATCTCGACCAGCTCGTGGAAGCGGGTGGGAACTTCGTTCGTAACACTCTCTCCGACCGGAAGGAGGAGGACGTTTCGCCGTTCGGACGGGACGACGGGACGTACGACCTCCAGAAGTGGAACGATACGTACTGGAACCGACTCTCCGAGTTTCTCGACACGGCAGCCAAGCGTGACATCGTCGTCAAGTTGACGCTCTGGGACCAGCACGACTTCGTCGGCGACAGGTGGGACAACCACGCTTGGAACCCGGTCAACAACACGCTTCCCGAAGACGCGCTTCCCGCGACCGGCGGTGACCACTGGCAGGACCGGATCGCCTTCTTCCGCACGATCGAGGAGGACAACGACACCGTTCTCGCCCACCAAGAGCGATTCGTCGACGAGGTTCTCAGTCACTCGCTCGACTACGAGAATGTCATCTACAACGTCACCAACGAGGGGTGGGCCGGGATCAAGTGGGAGCTGCACTGGGCTGACCATGTGCTCGACCGGGCCGAGGAGCGCGGTGTGAGCGTCGAGATCGCCAACATGAATATGACGCCGGAGGACTCAGTCAGGAAAGTAATCGACCATCCCGAGACGTTCTCGTACGTCGAACTCTCCCAACACAACCAGCACTTCGCGGGGGCGAGCGGCCAGGATCACTGGGATACCCTCCAGACCTGGCGTGGGGACGTGCGGGACGCTATCGGTCCCCGTCCGTTCAACAACGTGAAGATCTACGGCGGCTTCAACGGCGGAAACGACGCCGCCGGCGACGCCGAGCAGGCGGTCCAGTGGTTCTGGCGGAACGTTATCGGCGGCTGCGCTGCCTGCCGATTCCACAGACAGGTCGCCGAGGGCGACGAAGGGTGGGGAATCGGCGCGAGCGAGCGAGCGCTCACACACGTCCGATCGGTTCGGATGATCGAGGAGACGGTCGACCTGTGCAGTCTGACACCGCGACAGGACCTGTTAGTCGACGCTGCCGCCAACGAAGCATACTGCGCCGCTGCGCCGGGTGAGTCGTACATCGTGTACTTCCCGACGGGGGGCGATGTCACGCTCCGTCTCGAAGACGAGTCGTACCGACTTCGATATCTCAACGCCGAAACGGCAACGTGGGCGAACGACGAGATTACCGATACCGGGACAGAGATACTGTTGGACCCTCCGGAACAGCGAAATTCGGTTGCCGTCCTCACTGCGGAATCGTAATCACTGACGAGCGTGTTGCTTTCGTAAACAGCTGATTTCACTTCGGTCTGTGATGAACTATGAGTGTCTCACCTCTATTCAGCACACTCGTCGAGGCCTCACCAAAACCTGTCAGAAGCGTCGTGACCGATTCAGAGGGTGCATTCAGCAAGACTTCGATGTTCGTTTATATATCTCTATTCTCGGTTGCTCAGTCCAGCTCCAATTGCAGCACCAAGTGCCACTCCGATAGCGAGCCACAATCCAAGATTATCTGTCGCAGAACCGATAGCGACACCGAGTGCAAGTCCAATCGCCATTCCTGCCCCCACGTCTTTCCCGCTTGATGTTGTCTCGCTTTCCTCACTCATGTACTCTCGTGGACTTTTGGAGGTAGTAAGTCCACCGTACACGTAACACCGAGACTGGCACCGTCGAGTGACCGACTTGCACACTCTATTCAGCAGAGATGCGAGAAGCTATCTGAAATCTGCAGGAAGTATCAATATCCCTCTCGTTGCTGTTGCAGTGTCGCTCTTGCGCGTGCGACGTAGGAGTTCGCTGACCAACTTCGGGCCTCACTCATCCTCTCAAGGAATCGGTGCGCAGAACCAGGTAAGAGCACGTCGTTCCGCACGAGGGCAGTGAGTAGGATCGGCGTCGTCACGAGGCGAGTTTCGACCAGTGATGCGTGGATAAGTGCTAGCCGGTTGAATTCGTCGCAGAGGAGTTGAACCGCGTTCACTCCGTTCGCCAGCGTGACTGCCGCGTTCTCGGCATCGTCAAGTGGAAACGTTTCGTCCAGTTCGACGGGACGGACTTCGAACCATTCTTACGGTCGAGCACGGCCCGTGCCGCCGCTCCAGAGGCGTCATCGTAAGAGGCCGTTCCAGCTAACTCTTCGAGGACTTGCTCGGGGAGTAGTAATTCGTGCGACTCCAGGAGGGTATCCAGTGGGTTCGTTGTGGCATCGACAACCGTTCCCAAACTAACGAGAGCGGAAGTATCAGCGACGATGCGAACCATCTATGTGTCAGCCAACTCCTCCGCCACATCGTCAACGAATGTCTCGCTTAGTTGCCGCTTCAGGAGACGGAAATTTGCGGCCTCCTCGTGGCCGACGAGAGACTTTAATTCCTCGAAGGTGATGTCGTCGTCATAGTACGCTTCTGCGACCTCTTGCTTTACTTCATCAGAGTGCGATGCGTCCCGAAGGTACTCTCGGAGGGCGGTGATGAGAATGTCTGTCTTGTCTGTCTCGAACACCGCTGCGAGAGTGTCAGCCCGTTCCACTAGCCCTTTCGGCGCTCGGAACTGAACGCGCTTCTTCTCCGATTCGGAACCCATGTGTGTACATTGTGAGTGCGACAGCAAAATGCTTGCCTCGCGCGGTCGTCGAACGATACTCATCCTATCAAACTGGTCTGACCGACTTGCGCCCTCTGTGCAGTACGGCCGCAGCAACCTCACCGAACGCTGTCAAGAGCGACGTGCTGCGTACAGCGGTTGAATCTCTTATGGAGGCCTCGTTAATTCCGCCTCATTGGCTCTGATCGGACCGCTAAGTGGATATGCGAGAGGATTAGGTCAGATGTCGAATCCGTTTCGCCTGAGTGCCTCTGCCAGCTCTCCATCAGGGTCAGCCACAAACTTAACCAACGATGACTCAGGCCTTGTTGTCGTATATAGTTCAGAGTCGATATTGTCGGGGATCTCGTTCGCATGCGCCTTGTCTACAACTGCAACTGATATTTTTGGCCTCGTGTTCGCGTCTTTTGACTCACTCATTAACTGATGGTACAGGGAAGGGATGTTTGGCTTTTGCTATCGAGTGCGAAATTCCGATTTGTCCATATTGAGTGCCGAATCGATGGCCGAGACGCGCGCTCTATCCAGCACGGCCTCAGCAAACTATCCGCGGCTGAGGATTTCAACAGAGCCAGAAATATCGCAGACCGCTACCTTAGTGGAGAGAGCCATTCAAGAGAACACACGGATGGCGATGACTCGGCCGAGGATGGGGGGCGTTTGACCGCCTCACAAGACACCCAAGCCGATGCTAACACCCAGCAAGAGACGCTTGGAACGTATGCGTCTTGAAACCATAGGGCCACGACCAGCCTGAAATCCCGTGGTGGGATTCTCGCGTCTTCAGGCGCGGGAGGAGGTCAATAGGTCGGGGACAGAAGGCGAATTACGACAATCACCGCTCAAGGAGCTGACGACGGATGAACGCCCAGAGAAGCTGCGAGAGGAGACCGACTTTCCGGAGCACGACGGCGTACCGCGACTCGGCCAACTGCTGCAGACGGGGCGTCAGATCATGCTCGCCCAGTTCGGATGGCGGAACGACGTGCAGGCCGCATCCTGAATTGTCTCGGTCACACGTTCACGAGGGGAGCGAGTAGGATGAAATGCCTACTATCGTTCTACAACGAGCATCCAGCCGTCAACGGCGCACGTAAAACCGAGAACGACTCGGAGGAGGACTCGGTACGTTGAATGGGTCGCTTTTCGTCTCCCTGAGATGATGACTGACGACCTCAACTCCTTGCTCGAGTGGTTCGACCTGAAGGACGAACTTCGGCACGGGATGGGTGCTCCGGAACATCGACGCACCGGAATCAGTCGCAGCCCACACGTGGGGGACTGCGGTGCTGTGTCTGCTCTATGCCGAACAAGAGAATGTCGACCGCCAGAAGGCGGTGGCGATGGCACTCATCCACGACCTCGGTGAAGCTCGGACGGGCGATATCCCAACTCGCGCGGAGGACGGACGCCAGACCGTCCCCGCCGCCGAGAAGGAGGCGGCCGAACGGAGCGCGGTCACTGACCTCGTCGGACCATTCAACCACACCGAACTCCTGTCGCTCTGGGAAGAGTACGAGGCTCGTGACACCCCGACGGCGCAGTTCGTCAAGGACATGGATCTGATCAACAACTGTCTCCAAGCGCTCAAATACGAGCGGCAAAATCGGTACGATGAAACCGAGACGAACGACCATTTCGCCGAGTTCGAGAACTTAGACGAGTTCTTTGCGACCGCCGCGCCGCGCTTCCAGACCGCGCTCGGCGAGGACCTGTTCGAGCGAATTACATCGGAGTACGAACGAGAACTCGGGCGATCCTGCCAACTCTAAATACGTTCTTCTCACCCGGAACTGTCCTCGGTCAGTGGACATTCCGCACGAACTGCCCCTGTGTTATTTCGTCTTCTACAAACAGGTCCCGTCTACTCGAGTACTGCGGGTCCTTTTTGTAGCGAAGTCTGATTTAGACTGCGTTTATTCGTATGAAATTTCCACAGTCAGAACACTTCAGTACCCTCATCTGTTGCTTGGGAGGTTCATCGCTGTCTTCCAAGATTCCGCCCCGAGTTAGTGCTGACTCAATGACAACTGTGACGCGATGTTCGTGTACACCGCTGCATTCAGTACAATCAATCAGTACCGTCTCTGAAACACCCGGTGCTGTTGTTTCCCCACTCATTCAACTCCTCTCTGCACCAGATTCTGAACATAATTTAACTGTTCCATATTCTTATGTGTATTCACTACACCATATATTTTGAGCCGTAATATACTTGCACGCATGACAAACAATCATGAATAGGGGGACGGAATCCTTCAAGATGAGATACTATGTCAGCGACTAACCGAACACTGTCAAGAGTGGCGTGCTGAATATAGAGGATGTATGCAGCACGGAGAGTTCATTTGTTCCATCATATCGACGGTGAACCAACCGCTGAGTAGAGACGTGCGAATTGACCGATTACTCGTCTACCACTCTTTTTTTAAATAAGATATGCTAACGGACTCATTAGATGATAAATGAGAACGGTCATTCCCCAAAAATAGCTCGCTGGAATCTATCGAGTGTCCAAGACGGACACGGCGACTCGGAGTTACCTGATTGTTTTATCTCGATTCTGCTGTCCACGGGCTTACGTTTTGATGAGGCAAACACCGAGTCAACTGCCGGTTTGTGGACTGCCGAGGACCGAACGGCTTCACCATTCGGCTCGACACCCATCCGAGGGCACTCAGACCTTTGCCACTCGGTGAAAGTGAACGAGGACGGGCGCTGTATCCCCGACGTAAACGGCGAGGTTTTAGCGCCCTGCACCGCCGATAATGATTGTGGAGCATTTCCTCCGAACTTACCGAAGCTACTCAACACATCGGGGGGCAGAAAGAACAGTTCTCTCGATGACGTGGCTCACGACTGACGACTACCGGGGTCAAATCCACTGAATCCTTCACTCGTATCTCGCCGTATCGAGAGCCTTTCGTCACTTAGTCGTCGTTAGCGGTGTACGCGCCGCCACGGCGAGGAGACGATTTCATCGAGTTTGTCGAGTAACGAGGGGAAGAGACACGAGTTTCGACCGTCGGCTGCGTCAATGCCAATCACAACGGGTGTGATTGACGGTGGGTCATGGCATTTTGCAGACTCAAAACAGGTGTCGATACCGACGGGAGTGCGAAGAGTTCTGTTAGCTCACTCGTCTTCGAGTGCAGCGTAGATCTCCGTATGGCGGCGTCCGTCAAGTTTCCCCATCTCGAGGGCGATCTGGTGGCGTTCGGCGTCACTCTCGGCCGCCTGATATCGCTCGTATAGTCGGCGAACTTCTTCATCGACCGTCGCCGAGGAATCGGTGCTGGACGCCATCTCTGTGTCGAACATACTCTGTGTGTCCCTTTATCAGTTGCGACGAGCGCACGCTCGGAAGTAGATGACTGCTGTGTCGATGTCGACGGCAGCTTCGTTGGTCGCAAAGCGGTGCAGTAAGGCGCGAATTTCGTCGCCGTAGTCGAACGTGTGTCCATTTAGCATATAAAAGACAACCACCGTTCGGAGCGCCGTTCGCTTGTTCCCGTCGACGAACGGATGGTCTGCAACAAGCAGCCGCATCAGATGGACCGCTTTTTCGTGCAGCGTCTGTGGCACCTCCCCAAAGTATCCTTCAGAGATGTACTGCACTGCAGATTCGATTGCGTCCTCCGATCGAACTCCGGGTTCTGTGGCGTCACCCTCGTCAACGATCTGCTCGTGGAGATCGAGAATGAGCTCGACCGAAGGATAGGCGACGTCGTCTGTCACAGTTGCGATTCTCTCGTGCTAGCCAATAGTCGTTTCTTCCGTCTTGTAACACTCTCCTCTCTTGTCGGTGTCGCGAGCGGCGGTCCAGCCTTGATGGAAGACCGCAAGTTGGAGGATCGAGTCGGCTGCTTCGTCGCTTGGCTCGTGGACGACAGTGACAAAACCGATACCCAAACCATTGCGTCCAAATCGGCGTTCCCCAATTGCACGCACTCAAGAGCGAAGACACAGAAAACACCAGTCAAACATCGAGAATGAAACCACTATTCTACTCGAAAGAACAATCCCCGACATACGTATCCCGGAACTCCTGAATGAGTTGGCCGGTCTCGGCGTACCACTGGTTGAGCATGCGTTGAAGTTCGTTCGCGATTTCATCAGGATCGGAAACAGTATACACGTGATGGTAGCCGCCCTTCGGACAGCTTTCTTGTCCTTGCACAGCGACGCCTGCCTCTTCGAGTCGTTTGACTGAGCGGTACGCAGTCGTCCGCTCTTTGCCGATGAATTTCGCAACGTGATCCACGGTAAGCGGTTCAGACGATTCCGCTAACAGTCGAAAGACGGCTCTGTCGATCTCGTTCAGTCCGAACATACACTCGAGAAGACCCTCGCACTCCCGCCCAGTCCGGAGTTGCTTTTGTACGGCGTCTGGCATCGTTACCGAAGGGTCGTACTATTACCACATAAAGATTGCACTCACTCTGCAAGTGTCTACAACTACGGAATCGATGTAGAGCAATTGAATAGAACGAACCAATTCACTGTATCGGCTTTCGTAGCCGTTTGGGACCAGAAAAGTCCGATATACCTCTCTGAGCAATTCGCGCTCAGCAGCAGCAATCTTATCACCTCCCATCCTAATTGCAGTAGCGATGCAAACAGCGAATGGTGATTCGGAGTACGACGTTCTCATCGTCGGCGGCGGGCCTGCGGGGTTGAGTGCAGCCCTCCAGTTAGGGCGCTCGCTCCGCAGTGTCTTGGTCTGTGACAACGACGAACCGCGTAACGGGCCAGCAGCAGAATCACACGGATACCTAACGAGAGACGGTATCTCACCGACGGAGCTCCGTCGACTCGGGCGTGAGGACGTCCTCACGTACGGCGGTGAGTTCCGAGATGAGAAAGTGACGGACGTCAGGAAAGACGACGACGGATTCACCAGTACGCTGGAGTCCGGCGAGACCGTCACGAGCCGGAAGGTCGTCCTCGCGACTGGCATCAGGGACACTCTTCCAGATACCGACGGCTTCGAGGAGTTCTGGGGGAGCGGTGTGCATCACTGCCCCTACTGTCACGGCTACGAAGTTCGTGATGAACCCCTCGGTGTCGTGGTCACGAACGAGCACATGCTCGACTACGCGACGCTCATCTACAACCTGAGCGACGACCTCGTCGCATTCACCGATGGGCAGGACGTCTTCGATGACGAATCGCGGTCGCTGTTTGTCGAGCGAGGCGTCGACATCGAAGCCGAACCGATTACTGCACTCAATGGCTCCGATGGCGACCTCGAGAGCATCTCCCTCGCGGACGGTCGCGAGGTCGTCTGCCACGCACTGTTTTACCCGCCGCCGATGGAGCAACACAGCGACCTCCCGGAGCGACTCGGTCTCGACGTGAGCGACGTCGGACTCGTCGAGACGACACGGTCCCAGCATGGGATGGGGTTCACGTCGGTCGAGGGACTGTTCGTCGCTGGTGACGCCTCGAGCGGGGGTCCGCCGTCCATCCCATCCGCCGTCGCCGATGGCCACGCGATCGGTGCGACCGTCAACATGGAACTCTCCAAGGAAGACTTCGAAGGAGAGCAGTAATGGACGAATCGCTCGGGGAGCTCGCCGATCGCTTCTCGCAGATCGCCGATCGGTACAATGAGAAACACGGCAGCGGCGAGAACCCGATTTACAATGCGTACGCTTCACTCGTCGTCGAACACGCCGACCCGCGCCCCGACGACGTCGTCCTCGACCTCGGGACGGGGACGGGCCTAATTGCGCTCGCGTTAGCCGAGGACGCCGGCCGCGTCGTCGGTCGCGATATCAGCGACGGGATGATCGAGCAGGCGCGGTCGAAAGCCGCCGAGGCGGGAATCGAGAACGTGGAGTTCGGCTACGGCGAGTTTCGCGACCCACGCTACGACGGGGACGTCGACACCGGGTCCTCGGAGACGCCCCGAACCGACACTCGTGATGCTCGCGTCGACATCGTCGTCTCGAACTTCGCGCTGCACCACCTCCCCGACGAGGAGAAACGCGAGGCTATCGAGGCCATCGCCGATTTGAACCCAAAGCGATTCGTCCTCGGTGACGCGATGTTCTTCGGGTCGTCCGAGCCTGACGAACCGCTCTTCGGTCACGGGGTCGACGGAGCAACCGTGGGGATGCTCGTGGACGTACTGACTGATGTCGGGTTCGCGGTCACGGCGGTCGAGCGCGTGCACGACCAAGTGGGCGTCTTGGTCGCCGAACGAAGGGACGCAGAGCGGGCTTACGATTCACCAGAGGATCGACAACACCGCTGACGACTGAGACTACAAATAGTTCTGCGGAACTGTACTCTCTATTTCGGACGAGGACATCGATCGAAGAACAGACCAACTCCAGGGCCTGTGCTCTTTTGTGAGATATCGAGCACGTAGATAGCAAACGGAATGCTGCAGTATCGCTGCTATCGAACGTCGCTACTCTATGTGACACTCGTGGACTTCAATCCGCTCTGAAAGTCCGATTACTTCACAGACGGGACACTCAACCAAGGGCGTCGGTGGCAACTCGTCCGTCGCTTCGATCGCCGCCTGCAGATGCGCCTGGACATCGGGGTCTGCTGTCCGTGTCAGCGCCTGTACGAGATGCATCCGTAGTTCCGCCCGTACGCTCATCGATCAGATTCTATGCGCTCTGCGTTCATTCTGAGACCGAGTGCTGAAAGCGGCCCCATCGAAGCCCACCCACGCTTCAGCTCAACGAACGCACGCCACTCTTCTAGCGAGCGACCAGCGAGCGGCTGGTAGTGATCGAGCTCGCGACCGTCGTAGACGACGACTGCGTCGGCGGGTCGGTAGTAGTGGTGGCTGTAGCCGTCTGTATCCGTTCCAAGCGTGAACGACCGGGCCATCGCGTCGGCGAGGGAGCCAGCAATCGAGACAGTAGGTTCTTGTGCGTCTGCTTTCGTAGTGGACATTGGTCTTCTAGCACCTATCGGAAGACCCGTCCCGCGTGTTCTAGCACGCGGGCATTCTACGTACCTACGGACAGGTCTTCCTTACCAGTTGCTTGGTGGCAATTGGGTATATAGCTTTCCATTTGCCTCTTGGCAACAGGAATATACGCGTTTGTCTCAGACCGCAATACATGGAACGTGAACGAGACAAACACGGACGCTATTCTTCACAAATCACGCTCGAAGACGTACTTGACGTGCTCTCAAGTGCAGACACTCCCGTGCTGACTGCTAAGCAAGTCGCGGACGCGCTCGATTGCTCGAGTGAGTCTGCTCGACAGAAACTACATCAACTACACGATGAAGGAAAGGTGGGAAAGATGGATGTCGGTGCTCGTGCAGTCGTGTGGTGGGTTGAAGAGTAGCTACTCTTGTGTCTCGAGCTGCTCGGGTTCGACCTTTCCCTCCAGATAGTCGTGTCCCAACTCACTCAGTTCGTAGTATCCACCATCGCCAACTTCCTCGACCAATCCATGTGTCTCTAGCTCAGCTAAGCGGAGGCGTACCGTAGAGTAGCCGATCTGGTGTCCATGACGGTTGAGGTTTCTGTAGAGAGGTTTCGGAGGGAGCTCCAAATCGTGCTCTGCGAGAAACTCCAGGATGAGCCCATCTTTCAGCGACATCCAGTCTGGGCGGGGACGCATCTATCGAGCGAACAAGTTTCCAGTGCAATAGAAGAGCCGATGAACAGTCTGTTTGTCATATATGTGATGCAGTAGTAGCGTATATGTGCTAATTTTATTAGTGTGCCGACTACTACTCTGGATAGATACCACTCATCGGGTCATCTGGTTCTTGAGAAAGGACCCGTGTTAGAGCACGGATCCAGGGTGGTTTCGTCCAACCGCATGCTACAGAACACCCCATACACGCAAAAAGCTCTCGTCGCACAGCCACCTCACATTCAGGAGGCGACCGCATGAGTGAGCCCGCCCTCGAAGCACTCGAAGCACGCTTGAACGAACTCGAAGAACGCGTCTCGACCCTCGAAGAAGAAAACGAGGAACTCAGACAGACAGTCGAATCCCAACGCGAAGAACTCACCGAGTACCGCGAAAAGCTCGACACTCAAACTACCAAACGCGACGCCGCGGCCGACCACAGAAAACACCTCCAGCAACGCCTGCACGCACTCGAGAGCGAAAACAAAGACACCGAGGACACCGACCAGTCCATAAAAACCCGCTCACCCCTCCAACAGCTCGTCGGCCTCCCCGCGAAACTCACCGAAAAACTCACCGCCAACCAAGAGCGCGCGCGTTTCATCGCCCAGGACATCCGTGAATATGCCACCAAAGTCCCCGCCGGCTTCGCGATCGACTCCGCGTGCATCCGTCGCATCCTCAACGCCAGGGAGGGTCAGACGCCCCACACCCAGACCGTCACTCGAGTCATGGAGTTTCTCGACCGACTCGGCAAAGACGACGTCCGGGTAATCAAACGCCGCGGGACGAAACGCGTGATCTTCACCGAGGGTGCGGTCTCGGAACTCGCTGAAACCGACTCCTCACCGCGTGGCATCACAGACGTGGTGATGGGGTGGACATAGAGCCGGTGTGATAGCGCGCCTCCGAACACGGTGAAGAACAGCGGACACGGTGCTGTCCGCACTCTCGCTAGCAGCAGCACCCGGAAACTCCCCATTTGTACAGAGTGAAATAGAAGCAAAAGACACGAGTGTCGGCCGTCGTCCGCGCCGATACGAATCACAACGGGTGTGATTAACGACTCGGGGTCACTCCCAGCGAGTGACTGCCTGTCGTTCGTGCACGGCTTGGCGCCGTTGTCTCATCGTCGAGGAGGTCGTCGCATCCGCCAGTGCGTCGGCGTGTTCGTCTCCGAGTGCGGCCGAGAGCGACTCGCCGATGAGCGTATTCGTCCGGCAGTCCGATGAACTTCGATAGTACCGTGTTGACCGACGTGAACGTCACATCCTCGTCGAGCGTGTATATGACGTGTGTAGAAATACGAACACGGACACAGCGTCGACATACGTGAGAAATTGAGCGGGCACCGCGAGAGCGTCGAAGAAACATTGAGATACCAAGAGAATCAACCACCAGAGAAGATCTCGTGACGGACGCACCCGACCTCCCAGACCGACGGCATAGCTCCACCGGGAAGGAGAAACTGACATGCTACAAATGTGGGTCGGGATTCTACTTTAGCGGTGACGCTACCCGAACTCGGTGTCCGAACTGCGAGAAAAACGTGCTTGTCTGGCGGGCACGCATCTCGGCGTACGGTGAGAACCAGTTCGTCCGAGCACTAGCTGCGGGACCGAAGACGTCCCGTGAGCTGCACACTGAACCAACAGACAAGATTAGAGATGTCGTTCAGAAGCTTCGCCCACCCGGAAACGATGGAAGCGGGGAGGGCCTTACCGTCTACTATCTCCCGGGAGACGAGCGTCGCGCAGTCGATGTCTTCATCGAAGCGAATCACAGCTACGTCAAGCAATGTCTCACAAAAGAACGAAAC
Coding sequences within it:
- a CDS encoding DUF6298 domain-containing protein; the protein is MTERVRRSSENPWYWLYDDTPTLLLGGTDKDNLFQWTGDRLHDHLDQLVEAGGNFVRNTLSDRKEEDVSPFGRDDGTYDLQKWNDTYWNRLSEFLDTAAKRDIVVKLTLWDQHDFVGDRWDNHAWNPVNNTLPEDALPATGGDHWQDRIAFFRTIEEDNDTVLAHQERFVDEVLSHSLDYENVIYNVTNEGWAGIKWELHWADHVLDRAEERGVSVEIANMNMTPEDSVRKVIDHPETFSYVELSQHNQHFAGASGQDHWDTLQTWRGDVRDAIGPRPFNNVKIYGGFNGGNDAAGDAEQAVQWFWRNVIGGCAACRFHRQVAEGDEGWGIGASERALTHVRSVRMIEETVDLCSLTPRQDLLVDAAANEAYCAAAPGESYIVYFPTGGDVTLRLEDESYRLRYLNAETATWANDEITDTGTEILLDPPEQRNSVAVLTAES
- a CDS encoding DUF7526 family protein, with amino-acid sequence MHVVPPSELGEHDLTPRLQQLAESRYAVVLRKVGLLSQLLWAFIRRQLLER
- a CDS encoding type II toxin-antitoxin system death-on-curing family toxin, whose product is MTDDVAYPSVELILDLHEQIVDEGDATEPGVRSEDAIESAVQYISEGYFGEVPQTLHEKAVHLMRLLVADHPFVDGNKRTALRTVVVFYMLNGHTFDYGDEIRALLHRFATNEAAVDIDTAVIYFRACARRN
- a CDS encoding helix-turn-helix domain-containing protein; protein product: MPDAVQKQLRTGRECEGLLECMFGLNEIDRAVFRLLAESSEPLTVDHVAKFIGKERTTAYRSVKRLEEAGVAVQGQESCPKGGYHHVYTVSDPDEIANELQRMLNQWYAETGQLIQEFRDTYVGDCSFE
- a CDS encoding NAD(P)/FAD-dependent oxidoreductase, whose translation is MQTANGDSEYDVLIVGGGPAGLSAALQLGRSLRSVLVCDNDEPRNGPAAESHGYLTRDGISPTELRRLGREDVLTYGGEFRDEKVTDVRKDDDGFTSTLESGETVTSRKVVLATGIRDTLPDTDGFEEFWGSGVHHCPYCHGYEVRDEPLGVVVTNEHMLDYATLIYNLSDDLVAFTDGQDVFDDESRSLFVERGVDIEAEPITALNGSDGDLESISLADGREVVCHALFYPPPMEQHSDLPERLGLDVSDVGLVETTRSQHGMGFTSVEGLFVAGDASSGGPPSIPSAVADGHAIGATVNMELSKEDFEGEQ
- a CDS encoding class I SAM-dependent methyltransferase, with product MDESLGELADRFSQIADRYNEKHGSGENPIYNAYASLVVEHADPRPDDVVLDLGTGTGLIALALAEDAGRVVGRDISDGMIEQARSKAAEAGIENVEFGYGEFRDPRYDGDVDTGSSETPRTDTRDARVDIVVSNFALHHLPDEEKREAIEAIADLNPKRFVLGDAMFFGSSEPDEPLFGHGVDGATVGMLVDVLTDVGFAVTAVERVHDQVGVLVAERRDAERAYDSPEDRQHR
- a CDS encoding FaeA/PapI family transcriptional regulator; protein product: MERERDKHGRYSSQITLEDVLDVLSSADTPVLTAKQVADALDCSSESARQKLHQLHDEGKVGKMDVGARAVVWWVEE
- a CDS encoding winged-helix domain-containing protein, producing the protein MSLKDGLILEFLAEHDLELPPKPLYRNLNRHGHQIGYSTVRLRLAELETHGLVEEVGDGGYYELSELGHDYLEGKVEPEQLETQE